The window TTGTGTGTTGGACTGAGTACCTGCACGTACGTAGATCTTCCAAGCAGCCATGGAGGAGTAAAACAAGCTCAAGCAAGCGAGATCAGCGTGCGTGGCAGCTTCTGATGATTTTTTCTCGATTCTTTGATAAGGTTGGAATCGTGACTCGGTGAGGTATCTCCTTTTTTGAACTTTAAAGCTTTCCTTCCTTTTCCTTCGCTTTATGGTCTTGTCTGCCCCTCAACCAGCTCTATACATACCAGCAGTGTAGAGGCTACTGTGCACGCAGATCCACTCAACTGTTCCAAATCGTACCCTTCCAAGTTCTAAAGATGACGGTGAGCTTCCATGACTTGCGTCTAACTTCTTCTGCTTTCGATGACTTTGGCTTTGCTTGATGAACAGATCGTCGAGATGTGTGTGCACATGGACTGCTCGGGGTGCGAGAACAAGATACGAAAAGCCCTCTCCAAGCTACAAGGTAGGAGAACTGGCGCTAACCATTCTTAACGCATCGAGTTCATGGCTCGTGTGAGATGGTCATGTTGCAAGCTTGATGTGTTGCAGGGGTGGACAGCGTAGACATAGACATGGTGAGGCAGAAGGTGACGGTGACCGGGTGGGTGGACCAGAAGAAGGTCCTGACGGCGGTGAGGAAGACGGGGCGAAGGGCGGTGCTGTGGCCGTATCCTCTGGACGCGGAGCACAACGTCTACACGCAGGGATGCTACCATCTGCAGCACCCGACGCCGGCTCACCGTCTGCTCTTCGACGCCGAACCACACTCTTACAACTACTACAAGCACGGGTACGACGACTCCACCTTGCATGGCTACTACCAGCAACCAGCGCACACCCATATCATCGAGGAGGAAGCCCGCGTTCGCTTCAGCGACGACAACCCTAATGCTTGCTCGATCATGTAGCTCATGCATGTGTCACACAGGACAGAGTAAGAGAGGAATTAGTTAAGATGGTACGAGCATAAGagattaaataattaatattaatagtacTAAAGAATATTACTAGAAAGTATAGATTGCTTTGTTTAGAGCTATCTTCTTGTGGTTGTTCTCCGAATGTCAATTGTATACGTATATTATGTGCTTTGTAGAGTAGCACTGTTCATGTATCTTTATTTCATGGATCACTTGTACAACAAACAAACAAGTGGCTGTTATCGCTATTAAGGTAACTTGAGACGGCGGTGAGGGTATCACGATCCAATCGTGACATTAGAACCGGACTTCCCGGGAACCAATTATGGCCCACGGGATCAGACCGAGCCGGTTCGTTGAACCAGCCCGCAATAGCAAGGACTCAGTTCCGTATCCTCCTCCTTCCATATGTGTCTCGCACCGCCAAAAAGAGACAGAACCTTCCCGGTACCTTCCTCCACCAGGGGAAGAGGCATCCGAAATCTTCTCACCAGCTATAAAGCAAACCGTGGCGCCTCCTCTTCTCCCTCACCCAACCACCGTCGTGACCTTTCGCCATGGATCTTGAGAACGAGATGCCATCGTCGCCACGGAATTGGAGGCTCAACATGACTGGGTTTTCCCTGCCCGAGTTGCCCGATAATCCACCCTTGGTTTCCCGGTTTCTCGGACGGGGCCAAGGTAGGCTCTCACTCTTTCCTTGTTTCCTGTATAATAGTCCCTGTGTTGCGTGTTTGATGATGGCACAAACACCTACATACGTGCGTATGCAGTATACGGGAAGAATCAGTAAAGTCTTGCCGACGATTATAGAATGTGTTGCTTAGGGCATGGAAACTCCTTTTGTTTGTAGCTTTTGAGTTTTCTTGTTGTGGTTTGTGTTCTATGAAGGCGCccccttctttctttttcttttccctcttctttgaCGTTGACGACAGTTCTATCTGTTGTTGTTATTCTGtcaaaaaaatcatctttttattaAGTTAAGTATGACAATTACAAAAGGGAAAAGGGAGAGAATCCATGCGATTTAACTTGGAGCAGTTTCAAGAAAATGACCAATATAATACGCAGGATTTGTGGAGAGTTTTGTCAGCAATAACACCAAGACACCACCTAGGATCATTGTTCATTTTCAATTCTTTGATGGCTTACTAGCTTCAATCGGTCGAAGAAATGGTTGTGAAAGCATGAGAGCTCATTGCTGACAACAGTGTTAACGTCAATGTTGTGTGGATACTAATTTGAAGCTTTTTGAGTTGTTCCAGTTTTCGGTAGTATCTATAATCTGAGGGTTTCTTTTAATAATTCTAGGTAAACAGAGCAAAATCACAAAGTACTATGAGCGGCAAGGCAAGCTCCTCGAAGGGTTTAATGAGATGGAAAGCATAACAGAGTCAGGTTGTCTTGCAGGAGCTCCTACAGAGGTTTGTGTATATCTTCAGATTTATCTCTTACTTGTTCTTGTAAAGATCATATCCAAATCATGAGACATGATTTATGGAAAGCATAACAGGTTGTCTTGCAGGAGCTCCTACAGAGGTTTGTGTACATCTTCAGATTTATCTTTTACTTGTTCTTGTAAGGATCATATCCAAATCATGAAACATGATTTATGGTTAGCATTCATGGATACATAAACTAGTGGATTCATCTGAAATCTAACCCCAACTACAATACATACTTGAAGTTGAAACCCACCTTGGAtatgtttttttctttcaatttggAGGAAAAAGTTACCAGGAAATTCTTGGATAAGAGATTTACTTTTcacattatattattttataggaTGAGATGAAGAAACTGGCAAAGAGTGAAAGATTTGCAATCAACATCTCAAACATAGTTAACTTGCTGCTTTTTACATCAAAAGTGCTTGCCTCCATGGAGAGCAGGTCCATGGCAGTGATAGCTTCTACCCTGGACTCTCTTTTGGATCTTCTATCAGGATTTATTCTTTGGTTTACATCATATGCTATGAAGAAACCTAATCAGTATCGCTATCCCATTGGCAAGAACAGAATGCAGCCTGTGGTAAGTCAATACTATAACCAATCATGTTGCATTTACTTTTTTTGTTGTCTCAAAAGCGTATATATATTTCTACCGTGATGTGAAATAATATTCATGTGCTGATCTAAACATTTCATGCCCTTGATGGAAACTCCTCTGTGTGCTTCCATATGTTGGCACTGTCTTCTGTATCTGAACTCAATAATATATTCTCTATATCATTTTTTTCATGCATGCAGTACTTGCTTTAGATTTTGCTCTAGCAAAGAAATATATGCACTGCATTTGTCTCAGCCACTCATGTAAATCATGGATTAAAAACCTCAATAGTAATGATTCTCTAAAAATCTCAACTTGCAACAGAAGAAAGTTCAAGCTATGAGCAAGAGCAAACTCTACTGGAAAGTAATTGTAGTGATTCTACCACTGATCTTTGTGAATAGAGTGTCCGACATCTAAAGCGATGTTTAGTTAAATGGATTAATACTTAGTAAGCAAAGAATCTGTGCTTAAAAATCTTCAACTAATGTTTGGTATGCACTTGTTTTTTGCAGGGCATAATTGTGTTTGCCTCTGTGATGGGTACTCTTGGTCTTCAAGTGTTATTGGAGTCTGGCCGTCAGCTAATCAGTAAAGTATGTACATATACACGTACATCTTTGCCTTTTCTACGTATTCTGTGACAATTATAAACATATTCTCATCCAGCTTTAGGATGCTCAATGTTGAACGCCCTGTTACGTTCCTTTTTCTACCATCATTGCAGGAGCACCCTACGTTTGATCGGCAAAAGATGATATGGATGGTGGGCAGCATGGCCTCGGTCACCATTGTAAAGTTCATCCTCATGCTGTATTGTCGTAGCTTCAACAACCAGATTGTGAGAGCTTATGCACAAGATCATTTCTTTGATGTCATGACCAACTCCATCGGTTTAGCGTCCTCTCTGCTCGCCGTTAAATTCTACTGGTGGATGGATCCCGTCGGTGCCATACTAGTGAGTTAACCCGCAAACACCTCGTACTGGTGTGAACTTTATTTTATGTCAACTGATCACCGTGATGCAGATTGCTCTGTACACCATCGGCACCTGGGCGAAAACGGTGGTGGAGAACGTGGGATCCCTAATTGGGAAGACAGCACCATCGGAGTACTTGACCAAGCTGACCTACCTCATCTGGAACCATGACGAGCACATCAGGCACATAGACACGGTGAGAGCGTACACATTCGGGTCTCACTACTTTGTGGAAGTGGACATAGTGTTGCCGGCGAATATGCCGCTGAGCCAAGCACATGACATTGGGGAGACACTACAAGAGAAGCTGGAGCAGCTCCCGGAGGTAGAGAGAGCATTCGTGCATGTGGACTTTGAATTCACTCACAGGCCCGAGCATAAGACGAAGGTGTGAGGTGCaaaacaatatatatgtatatatatatgtatacatatatgtatatatatatgtatatatatatatatatatatatatatatatatatatatataattgagtaGAAAAGAATTATCATTGAATATAGTTAGAGGGCACGTCATGACATATGTACATATGGAGTTAGAGAGCACTAAATTTGTTTCACTAAATCATGTTGGTAGTCTTCTCCTACTTGAGCACTAATGATATTGGTGCAAGAGTATAACGTAAATATTGTAACAGCTTCTAGAATAGCTTATAAGATCCGATTATACTTGGGTGTCATGTGTATAATAATTGTGTTAGCATTTTGAGCTAACAATTTAAGCTCATTCAAGTTACCAATTGTCCTATTAGATAGATAGGGATTGATACATGGATAAATCTGGTAACACAGTTTCTTATGTATCTGATACATCGATTTTATCATTATCTTATAAATGATGCTAAAGATGTTAGGAGTACAATATAAATATTGTAACACCTCCTAGAATGACCTATAAAATCCAATTTAGCTAGGGTATCATAAGTATATTACTAGGGTAAGTATTTTGAGCcaataaatcaaaattaataCTAGACATTATTTTATGGATCTAATATCATCATCTCAAACATATTCATCTATCATAACACTGTAGTTTAGTCCTATATTGAAAATTGGATAAGGCTAAGATTGacatagttttgataaacatattatatcaaatatattatattttgacatatttacATGTGGAGTGGAGTTGGAGTCATGTCATGCCCTATGATATCATTCACATATAGTCCTTTCTTACTTAAACGCTAAAATTGCTCAAGGCTTTTGATCTTAAGataagaatattttatttttgagaaataaaattatttaagacTCATTGATTTTAAGATAAGAATTTTTAAACTTTTTGATATTAACATAAGAGtacaatataaatattataatatctttTATAATAACCTATAAAATCTAATTGTACTAGAGTACCATCAGTATATTACTAGCTTAAACATTTTAagctaataattaaaatttaataaagTTATTAGTTATCTTATTTGACTAAGAATATTTATATGATGTATTACAAAATGTCTaatcaatattttaaaattaacattAGTCATTGTATTGTAATGGTAACATTTCACAGTTCAATGTATGCCTCCACGATCCAAATATACCGGTGATTCCATGTAGTTGTCTCGTAACTATTTCATTTGGATGGTATAAAAAGACAATATTAGCCAACACTTttgtaggatatatatatatatatatatatatatatatatatatatatatatatatatatatatatatatatatatatatatatatatatatatatatatatatatatatggttttcaTACAACTGTTCATGGAAACTTACAGCACCCAATCTTACGTGTACGTATCCTCTTCGCGTCCTCTTCACTAAATGTGGGCGCCCACTTGAACCGTTCATGACCGCGACAGCAGTGGCCGTGGACTGGACCCCTCCACCCCTCCCCGTGGTCGGCCCATTGTGCAAAGTGGGGCGGCTCCAATTCGCCGTCGAAGGATCCCACCACCTCCTTTCGCACCTTACCTTTccccacgagagagagagagagagagagacagagagagagagttccGTTTCCGTTTCCTTTTCCTCTGCACGATTGGTCACTCGTTGATGGTGATGCGTCTCGGAATCGAAGGAATTGGAGTTTTAGATCCTGTAACTTTTACGTTACGTTTTGTTTCCGACAGTCAACTGAATCGAGTCAACGTCTATTGCTCTCCTCAGCCACCCTCGATTCTGCGCCCACCACCAGCTGTCTGAGCGATGTCAGCGTAATGGGCACAATCACCGAGTCCACCGACGAGCTAGTTGCTGATTGGGCTCCCGTTGAAGACCGGAGAGCCGCTGCTCACGCCACTTCTCTCGGTGTCCGTGTGTGGTTTTCGAGTTGTCAGTCACAGAAGGAGAGAGGGGAAGAGAGAAGAAACTGTAGCTTGTCCTAACATCAGCCTCTCTCCATATTATTTAAGGAGGCAGAGGATATGGGAAAGCCCCTCGATGTGCTGTCGCCGCTGCTCTTTCTGTTGCCCTCGGCAGAAGATGACCCCCCTCTTCTGCTGCCCTTGCAACACCCTCGTCTCACCCCAAATGCCTTCTTTCTATCAGGTACCGTCACGTCCCCGTCCCTCTTTTCCAGTCGCTTTGTTTCCTTCTTACGGTAGGATATTTGGCTCTTTGTCCTGATTTTTCCTTCTCGTAGGCACCACCGCTGAGAATTTCTTTGAGAACAGAGCAGATATCTGCTGTTGCACGAATGAACAGTGAATTCCTCAGTGCTGTGGATCTGCGCAGCAAGCATCAGGTTCACTGGGGTTTCGTTGGGGCGTCCAGAATCCAATACATGCCCAAGGTTTCGAGAATCGTTCATCATGGAAGAGCGTTTCGACCATCTGCTTGTTGTAATTACCTCAACCTTCTGACCTGTTAATTCTTGATGCTACTTGTGCTTATCAATCGATATAGATCTGCTTAAACTTTCAGCACAAAAGGAGGTGCATTAATGGACTATTATTTACGCTGAATTTGGTACATTAATGAACTCTGCGAATTTCTTGATGATTGGAGTCGCTATGAAAATGACCTTGCAGTGTGCGACGTCCGCATTAgtcttaagaaatgtcacatCGCTCATTCTTTCTCATTTGCTTGATAATCCAATCAAACTAAAACATCAATCCATGCATTACTGAAGTCAAGATGAATGCTAAATAACTCGTGATGGTAGATATCATGTTATTCATGACTGTTGAACAGTTCATCTGTGCAGATGATGGCAGCATATTCTTTTGACATTTCTCCAATCTAACTTGTTGCTCATTAAAATATTGCTTATCCTGCACGATTTAAATTTTTCACTGATTTATTGGAAATCTTCTACATTTTGTTGCAAAACCCCTCTCTGATTCCTCCATGTTACTTTACAGGGACGTCGCTTTTAAGCTATGGCTAACCCTTTCTGTGTAAAGCCTTTTCCTTTTTGCTAGCATTTATGATTACATCATGTTTTTCCTACTAGTCCTTCTTTACTCCGATCTAATGTCCACAATATAATGATTCACATCTCTGTGTGGTTATGCAAGTAAGGTTTATAATTCGTGTCCAAGTTGGGTTTCCTACATGCCATAGATTGTGCATGCTAAATATTAAGTCAAATTCCTTTGACAGGGCTTACAAGTTCACAG of the Musa acuminata AAA Group cultivar baxijiao chromosome BXJ2-10, Cavendish_Baxijiao_AAA, whole genome shotgun sequence genome contains:
- the LOC103969203 gene encoding metal tolerance protein 7 isoform X1; the protein is MDLENEMPSSPRNWRLNMTGFSLPELPDNPPLVSRFLGRGQGKQSKITKYYERQGKLLEGFNEMESITESGCLAGAPTEDEMKKLAKSERFAINISNIVNLLLFTSKVLASMESRSMAVIASTLDSLLDLLSGFILWFTSYAMKKPNQYRYPIGKNRMQPVGIIVFASVMGTLGLQVLLESGRQLISKEHPTFDRQKMIWMVGSMASVTIVKFILMLYCRSFNNQIVRAYAQDHFFDVMTNSIGLASSLLAVKFYWWMDPVGAILIALYTIGTWAKTVVENVGSLIGKTAPSEYLTKLTYLIWNHDEHIRHIDTVRAYTFGSHYFVEVDIVLPANMPLSQAHDIGETLQEKLEQLPEVERAFVHVDFEFTHRPEHKTKV
- the LOC103969202 gene encoding heavy metal-associated isoprenylated plant protein 28-like, producing MTIVEMCVHMDCSGCENKIRKALSKLQGVDSVDIDMVRQKVTVTGWVDQKKVLTAVRKTGRRAVLWPYPLDAEHNVYTQGCYHLQHPTPAHRLLFDAEPHSYNYYKHGYDDSTLHGYYQQPAHTHIIEEEARVRFSDDNPNACSIM
- the LOC103969203 gene encoding metal tolerance protein 7 isoform X2; this encodes MESITGCLAGAPTEDEMKKLAKSERFAINISNIVNLLLFTSKVLASMESRSMAVIASTLDSLLDLLSGFILWFTSYAMKKPNQYRYPIGKNRMQPVGIIVFASVMGTLGLQVLLESGRQLISKEHPTFDRQKMIWMVGSMASVTIVKFILMLYCRSFNNQIVRAYAQDHFFDVMTNSIGLASSLLAVKFYWWMDPVGAILIALYTIGTWAKTVVENVGSLIGKTAPSEYLTKLTYLIWNHDEHIRHIDTVRAYTFGSHYFVEVDIVLPANMPLSQAHDIGETLQEKLEQLPEVERAFVHVDFEFTHRPEHKTKV